The uncultured Dysgonomonas sp. genome contains the following window.
TATATGTAATCTCCTGCTCTCCTTCTTCAGGACGGTTAAACCACTTATCTACAAACAGCATAAGGATACCTCCTAAAACAAGCATAATGGATACAACCAATACACTCTCCAGCAGTTCGTCTATCATATCATTAAAAATGAATCCTAATATGGCAGCCGGGATGAATCCCATCAGTAATTTCCAGTAGAACTCATATTTATATAAAACATATTTTAGAAAACCTGTATTTTCAGATTCGGGAACTTCCCTAAAACGAAAAAAACGTTTCCAATATAATACAATTACCGACAAGATGGCTCCAAACTGGATAATTACGGTAAAAGCCTTTACAAACTCGTTACTCTCTACTCCCAAAAGACTTTGGGCGATAATCATATGTCCGGTAGAAGACACAGGAAGAAATTCGGTCAGGCCCTCTACAATAGCAATAATAATTGCTTCAATAATGCTCATTATAAATTATAGTTTTGTGATTAGTCGCGTTCTTTCTTCTCGTCAGCCAATTCCTTCTTACGAGGATATAGAATGCCCACAATCATGAGCAGAAAGCCTGCAAAACAAATCATCGGCGCCACAACGATTCTCCTTGCACTGAAAATATCCGGTTCAAAACCGCCTTCAACACTTGATGCAGGTCCTGTCATCAATATAAATCCTACAATGATGAGAACAACAGATACTGCACAAATGATGTAATTCTGTTTGCCAAATGCAAAATCTTTCTTATCCATATTTTTAGACGTGATAAAGTTTATTCGTTGTCATTCTTAAATACCTGTTTACTGCAGATATTGTAGCAAGAACGGTAATTAATATTCCCAGAATCAATACAAGTCCATATACAATCAGTAATTCGGTCATTGTTACAATTGATATGAGTTCGGGATATTCATTCGTAAAGTAGTATATAACCCCTGTTATGGCTACATTAGCCAAAATAGCAGCTATTATACCAGAAACAACCGTACTCATTATAAACGGACGCCTGATAAAACCATTCGTTGCCCCAACGAGTTGCATTGTATTAATTAAGAAACGCTTCGAATATATATTTAATTGTATTGTATTCCTTATTAATGTAAAAGATATAAGAATAAGTATAACGGCCAATACAAGAAGGATAGAACCCACCTTCGACAGGTTCTGATTAGCCGACGCGATATCCTCTTCTTTAAAAGACAAGCCTTTGGTCAATTTGAAATCCTTAAAGCTGGCTTCAACTTTTTTTATACTGTCTGTATTTACGTATTCCGATTTGATAAACACATCGAAATAACTCCGCGAAGGGTCATAACCTAGCACTTCTTCCGGATCTCCACCCAGATCATCCACCAGTTGTTTCTTAACTTCTTCCTTACTTATGTAAGTTGTTGATTTAACATAGGGGTTGGCCTCTATTTTATCCTTCGTTTTCTGAATAGTAGCGGCGTCCATATTCCCGGTCAATTCGATAGACATCCCCATATTTTCCTTAAAATATGCAGCCAAACCTTTTCCGGTGAAGGCCACTAATATAGTCAGTCCCAACAAAAAAAGCACAAGAGTGATACTTATAGTAGATATTACTCCTGAGGTAAATAAAGATATTGTTCTAGGTTGCCGTTTATCAGACATCTGTACAGAGACAATTAAAGGTCACAGACCTGTTTGTTATTTTGCATGCAACAACATTAGTTATGATTAAGTAATGCTGCATAAATAGTCCTCATTCCGAAATAGTCCTTACATGCGGGCACAACGCACCCAAATTCGCTGCAAAGAAACAAAATAAAAGCATGTATTAGAACTATTTTTGTTTTTTTTAATAAATAAGACTTCTTTTTGCTGAAATATATAATTCATACCTATTAGGAAACAGCCCAAACTGTCTATTTGTTTTAATAATCAGGCTTATTTTTTATACTACTTGTTGATATATGTATTTTATCATACTACTTTTATCTATAAGATACCGACTACCAGCTTTTAGAAGTTAGCCGATAACTCTTTAAATATTTAAATTCAAATTTTAAAATTGATATAGAAACTAGAAAAAGGTGTCAAGTTTGTAAACTTTTAGAAAGGCCGGGATCTTTTTTATATTTCATTTTTTTAATAAACATTCCCTTATATGCACAAAAAGAGGCAATGGATTCGTTAAAATATTATTGTATATTTGCGTTTAACAATTAGTATAGGGCATATATTCCTAACAACTATAAGTGACATATTTAACTAACGAAATAATATCATGCAAACAAATGAAACCAAATCGGGGCTAACCCCGGCTAACTTCTCGGGCAAAGTAGACGGAAAAGATGTACAAATGTATGTTCTTTCCAATAACAAAGGGGCTGAAGCAACCATTATCAATTACGGTGGAAAAATAGTATCGCTTTCTGTTCCCGACAAAAACGGAAAACTAACAGATGTCGTACTGGGACATAATAATCTGGCGGAATACCTGAATTCGGAGGAACCATATTTCGGTGCGGTCTGCGGACGTACGGGAAATCGTATAGCAAAAGGACAGTTTACACTAGATGGTGTGACATATAAGCTGGCTATAAATAACGGGCCTAACAATCTGCATGGCGGATTGAAAGGATTCAATGCCGTAGTATGGGATGCTAAACAAATTGATAATCAAACATTAGAATTAAAATATCTCTCAAAAGACGGTGAAGAGGGATTCCCTGGCAACCTGAATGTAAAAATGACTTATACACTTACAGATAATAATGAATTTTCAATAGATTACGAAGCCACCACTGATAAAGCGACTATCCTTAATCTGACGAACCATTCATATTTCAATCTGTCGGGAGAAGGAGATCCGAGCATAAACGATCATGTACTGATAATGCACGCTTCTAATTACCTCCCTACGGACGATACAGCTATCCCATATGGTAAACCTGAGGCTGTAGTAGGCACACCATTCGACTTTACTACTCCTCATGCGATTGGAGAAAGAATAGAAACTGACTTTGAACAGTTACATTTTGGCAAAGGATATGACCATACTATGATATTGGATAAAAAGGAAGGAGAATGTGCTTTGGCTGTAGAATGCTATTCACCAAAAACAGGTATCCGGATGAATATATCTACGTCCGAACCAGGTGTGCAAATATATACCGGAAACTGGATGACCGGGAACTTCGAGGGTAAACACGGACATCGTTATCCTATGCGTGCTGCTGTTTGCTTCGAAACTCAGCATTTCCCTGACAGTGTTAACAGACCGGAATATCCTAGCGTAATACTACGTCCGGGAGAAGTATTCAAAAGTAATACTATACATGCATTTTCTGTAAAGAAATAATCCTCATTCATATTAATAATACTACAGCAGGTGGTAGTGAATACGCTGCCACCTGTTTATTTTATAAGCAAAAAAATATTTAACGCAACCTTTTAGTCATAACTAATTATTGCCGTTTCAGGCATGAAAGCAATAATTAATAATCGACAGTGCAAGACGAATCAAATAGATCTTTAACCTCAGACTATACCTAAATCGTATTATAATGAAAGTATTCTCTTATATATTTTTTATATCCGTTTTGTGCATTGGTATATCCTGTACTGATAGTAAAAAGAAACAGTTTATCGAAGAAAATACTGTTTTTGCGACACATCAAACTTCAGATATGCTAAGGAATATTGGTGAACCGGACGGCAACAACTATCCGAGAACTACGAATAAAGAAGGTAAACTGGTAACAACAAGTATGTATGACTGGACTCCCGGATTCTTTCCCGGTTCTCTATGGTATTTATACGAGCTATCTGGGGATTCTGTGTGGAAAAACAATGCTGAGAAATGGACCACCAGTCTGGAACCCTTAAAAACATTCACTGCCCACCATGATCTCGGGTTCATGATGTATTGTAGCTACGGGAACGCCCTTAGGCTGGCTCCTAAAGATGAATATAAAGAGATCATCATACAAAGTGCATATTCGCTGGCAACCCGTTACAGTGAGAAAACCAAAGCAATAAAGTCATGGAACTATCACAGATCGTGGGACGGAGAGGAATCTCATTTTCCTGTTATCATAGACAATATGATGAACCTCGAATTATTACTTGAAGCCTCAAAGTTGTCAGGAGATAAAAAACTATATGATATTGCTGTGGCACATGCAAATACAACTTTGAAAAATCATTTTAGAGATGATTACAGCAGCTATCATGTTGTTTGCTATGATTCGCTTACCGGGGAAATACACCATAAAGTTACGGCACAAGGCTTTAGCGACAATTCGACTTGGGCCAGAGGTCAGGCATGGGCAACATATGGCTTTACTATGATGTATCGTGAAACGAAAGACCCGGCTTATCTCGAAGCTGCTATTAAGATTATGAATTTCTATCTAAAACACCTTCCCGAAGATTTGGTTCCTATTTGGGATTTTAATGTAGGACAGAAAAGTTATATACCAAAAGGGAACTCCTATGCAGTGGAATTTCAAGCAAGCTTAAAAGATGCATCCGCTGCAGCAATAGCATGTTCAGCTTTGTTCGATCTGGGCAATTTCTCGAAGAATCAGGATTATACAGATACAGCCATAAATATGTTGAAGAATTTGGCTTCTCCTTCATACAGGGCACAATCAGGAACAAATGGTGATTTTCTGCTTATGCATTGTGTCGGAAGTATTCCCCACCATTCAGAAATTGATGTTCCATTAGTTTATGCTGATTATTACTTTCTGGAGTCATTAGTTAAATATAAGAAGCTATCACGTTAAATAAGTTATCTCACAACCCAAAATAAGCCTGAGATAAATGGATTTATTACAGGCTTATTTATCTATATATATGAGCAGGTAGAATCTGAACCTATCGGCTTTCGTCCTTTGATAAATTGAGTTAGGGGTTAAGGTTTTAAAGCAGGGAAAAAGTGTTACATATGTTACTTTTTAACTGGTAGTATGTTTTAGTTATAAGCCGTTGGTATTTGTTTTTTGGTAAAGGCTAATTAGCTCCGCTGACTGCTGGTTGTTACCTTTTAACAAGTAGTAAGTATTGAGTAATAAGTTGAAAGTTATATGAGACACGAGGTACAAGTTGTTAACTGCTAACTGTTGACTGTTGACTGAAATATGTGTTACTTTTGTTACTTTTTAGATGAAAGTCTTCGGGGATACTGATATTCATCGGTATGGTTTCTGCGATATCCTACAGTGCTTAATTCCGTGGGGGCATGTACTCACAGAGCGACAACAACAAAAAAGTCCCACACTATATCTAGTGAAGGACTTCTCTTCTTAAAACGGCGGTAACCTACTCTCCCACTTGCGCAGTACCATCGGCACGACCGGGCTTAACTTCTCTGTTCGGAATGGGAAGAGGTGGAGCCCCGGTGTTATAACCACCTGAATGCTTTTTATAGTGGATAGTTGATAGTGGACAATGGTTTATATGTAACTGTCAACTCTCAATTTTCAACTATATTGACTGATGTAAAAGAGTAAGTATTGTTATGATTATTGTCTAATATAGCAAACCTCTGGTTTGTTGTTCGGTGCCAGTTTACTACGGTGAGTCTACTGGCACCATTGAAAGCGTCCGGGCAATTAGTACTACTCGGCTATGACATTGCTGCCTTTACACCTGTAGCCTATCTAGGTCGTAGTCTACAACCACCCTTAATGGATATCTTATCTTGAAGTCGGCTTCGTACTTAGATGCTTTCAGCACTTATCCAATCCGGACTTAGCTACCCGGCGATGCTCCTGGCGGAACAACCGGTAGACCAGGGGTCCGTCCAACACGGTCCTCTCGTACTAGTGTCAGATCTCCGCAAATATCCTGCGCCCACGATAGATAGAGACCGAACTGTCTCACGACGTTCTGAACCCAGCTCGCGTGCCACTTTAATGGGCGAACAGCCCAACCCTTGGGACCTGCTCCAGCCCCAGGATGTGACGAGCCGACATCGAGGTGCCAAACCATTCCGTCGATATGAGCTCTTGGGAATGATCAGCCTGTTATCCCCGGAGTACCTTTTATCCTTTGAGCGATGGCCATTCCATACTGAAACCACCGGATCACTATGCTCTAGTTTCCTACCTGATCGACTTGTGGGTCTCTCAGTCAAGCGTGCTTATACCATTACACTCTACGAACGGTTACCAATCGTCCTGAGCACACCTTTAGAAGCCTCCGTTACTCTTTTGGAGGCGACCACCCCAGTCAAACTACCCACCATACACTGTTCCTGCATCCGCAGGTTAGATTCCAAACAATTAAAGGGCCGTATTTCAAGGTTGGCTCCACAAGTACTAGCGTACCCGCTTCATAGCCTCCGGCCTATCCTACACATCAAGTGCCCAGAATCAATGTAAAGCTATAGTAAAGGTTCACGGGGTCTTTTCGTCCCATCGCGGGTAATCGGCATCTTCACCGATACTACAATTTCACCGAGATCACAGTTGAGACAGTGTCAAGATCATTACACCATTCGTGCAGGTCGGAACTTACCCGACAAGGAATTTCGCTACCTTAGGACCGTTATAGTTACGGCCGCCGTTTACTGGGGCTTCAATTCAATGCTTCTGATTGCTCATGACATCTCCTCTTAACCTTCCAGCACCGGGCAGGTGTCAGGCTATATACGTCTTCTTTCAAATTTGCATAGCCATGTGTTTTTGTTAAACAGTTGCCTTGACCTATTCTCTGCGGCCAGCCGTGAAGCTGGCACCCTTTATCCCGAAGTTACAGGGTCATTTTGCCTAATTCCTTAACTGTGAATCGCTCGAGCGCCTTAGTATTTTCAACCCGACTACGTGTGTCCGTTTGTGGTACGGTTGCTATATAGATTAGCGTTTAGCGGTTTTTCTAGGCAGTCTGTTTACCTGCATTATCTACGCTCCCGAAGGATTGTAGTACTATCAGTTTCAACTCTCACGGCGGATTTGCCTACCGTAATCAACGTCTACTTCCTTTAACCAAGTAATCCGTCACTTGGCAGCAGTGTCACTCCTGCGTCCCCACATAACTCTAGATAACAGTACCGGAATATTAACCGGTTCTTCCATCGGCTTCGCCGTTCGGCTACACCTTAGGGTCCGACTTACCCTGATCCGATTAGCGTTGATCAGGAAACCTTAGTCTTTCGGCGAGGGGGTTTCTCACCCCCTTTATCGTTACTTATACCTACATTTGCTTTTCTACACGCTCCAGAAAGGCTTACGCCTCGCCTTCAACGCTGAGTAGAATGCTCCCCTACCGATAATATTTTATCCCATAGCTTCGGTAACATGTTTATGCCCGATTATTATCCACGCACGACCACTCGACTAGTGAGCTGTTACGCACTCTTTAAATGAATGGCTGCTTCCAAGCCAACATCCTAGCTGTCTTAGTAGTCATACTTCGTTAATTCAACTGAACATGTATTTGGGGACCTTAGCTGATGGTCTGGGTTCTTTCCCTCTCGGACATGGACCTTAGCACCCATGCCCTCACTCCCGGTATTAACTTATGCCCATTCGGAGTTTATCTGGACTTGATAGGCGGCGAAGCCCTCGCATCCAATCAGTCGCTCTACCTGACATAAGTAATTCGCCGAGGCTGCACCTAAATGCATTTCGGGGAGTACGAGCTATCTCCAAGTTTGATTAGCCTTTCACCCCTACCCTCAGGTCATCCGAAAGCTTTTCAACGCTTACCGGTTCGGTCCTCCATTTGGTGTTACCCAAACTTCAACCTGCCCAAGGGTAGATCACTTGGTTTCGCGTCTACTCCTACTGACTAAAGCGCCCTGTTAAGACTTGCTTTCGCTTCGGCTGCGTACATCTTTGTACTTAACCTTGCCAGTAAGAGTAACTCGTAGGTTCATTATGCAAAAGGCACGCCGTCACAATTTAATGCTCCGACCGCTTGTAGGCACATGGTTTCAGGGTCTCTTTCACTCCTCTGTTCGAGGTGCTTTTCACCTTTCCCTCACGGTACTGGTTCACTATCGGTCTCTCAGGAGTATTTAGCCTTACCGGATGGTCCCGGCAGATTCACACAGGATTTCTCGTGTCCCGCGCTACTCAGGATACTGCTAGGCTTCGGATATGATTCGTATACGGGATTATCACCCTCTATGATCGTTCTTTCCAAAACGTTCTACTTCAAATCGTTCTTGCCACAGCGCAGTCCTACAACCCCGGTATTGCCTAAACAATACCGGTTTGGGCTCTTCCCATTTCGCTCGCCACTACTTTGGGAATCATTTTTATTTTCTTTTCCTACGGGTACTTAGATGTTTCAGTTCCCCGCGTTTGCTCACTACATACATAGTGTAATATCCTCTTCGGATATTGGGTTGCCCCATTCGGAAATCCACGGATCAAGGGTTATTTGCACCTTCCCGTAGCTTATCGCAGCTTATCACGTCCTTCTTCGCCTCTGAGAGCCTAGGCATCCCCCATGTGCCCTTTCCTACTTTCTTTTTTTCTATCTAATAAACTCCCCGAAGGGGGCTTATTAGCAGGGTTTGATAGATTATATCATAATCTAACTTTACTTGCTCTTTTTTTACATCATGTCAAAGATCGTTTTTCTAATTGAGAATGGATAGTGGATAGTTGACAGTTCTTTTTGTCAATTATTAATTGTCAATCCTCAATTGAAAGTGTGGAGAATAACGGATTCGAACCGTTGACCCCCTGCGTGCAAGGCAGGTGCTCTAGCCAGCTGAGCTAATCCCCCGTAAGGTAATTAATAATGATGAATTAATAATTAAGAATTGGTTTTTACCGTTATTGTTAATTGTTAACTGTTAATTATTAATTGCGATGCCTCTGCATTGCGGTAGTCCCAGGCAGATTTGAACTGCCGACCTCTACATTATCAGTGTAGCGCTCTAACCAACTGAGCTATAGGACTGGCGGTTCTGCCTGAAACTGATTGCCAGCTTCTTGGTTTCTCTTGGTCAGTGAACAGTGAGCAGTGAACAGTTAACAGTATATTTAAACTCTAACCCTCTACCTACTCCCGTAAACTGAGTATATCTTAAAACAACAACATCATTTAAGAGTGCAGCACCTTTTTTTAAAGGTCTACCCAACTCGAACAGTATCTCCAGAAAGGAGGTGTTCCAGCCGCACCTTCCGGTACGGCTACCTTGTTACGACTTAGCCCCAGTCACCGGTTTTACCCTAGGACGCTCCTTGCGGTTACGCACTTCAGATACCCCCAGCTTCCATGGCTTGACGGGCGGTGTGTACAAGGCCCGGGAACGTATTCACCGCGCCATGGCTGATGCGCGATTACTAGCGAATCCAGCTTCACGGAGTCGAGTTGCAGACTCCGATCCGAACTGGGAGTGGCTTTGGAGATTAGCATCTTGTCACCAAGTAGCTGCCCTTTGTACCACCCATTGTAACACGTGTGTCGCCCCGGACGTAAGGGCCGTGCTGATTTGACGTCATCCACACCTTCCTCGCATCTTACGACGGCAGTCTTGTTAGAGTCCTCAGCTTGACCTGTTAGTAACTAACAATGTGGGTTGCGCTCGTTATGGCACTTAAGCCG
Protein-coding sequences here:
- a CDS encoding glycoside hydrolase family 88 protein, whose translation is MKVFSYIFFISVLCIGISCTDSKKKQFIEENTVFATHQTSDMLRNIGEPDGNNYPRTTNKEGKLVTTSMYDWTPGFFPGSLWYLYELSGDSVWKNNAEKWTTSLEPLKTFTAHHDLGFMMYCSYGNALRLAPKDEYKEIIIQSAYSLATRYSEKTKAIKSWNYHRSWDGEESHFPVIIDNMMNLELLLEASKLSGDKKLYDIAVAHANTTLKNHFRDDYSSYHVVCYDSLTGEIHHKVTAQGFSDNSTWARGQAWATYGFTMMYRETKDPAYLEAAIKIMNFYLKHLPEDLVPIWDFNVGQKSYIPKGNSYAVEFQASLKDASAAAIACSALFDLGNFSKNQDYTDTAINMLKNLASPSYRAQSGTNGDFLLMHCVGSIPHHSEIDVPLVYADYYFLESLVKYKKLSR
- a CDS encoding undecaprenyl-diphosphate phosphatase; this translates as MSIIEAIIIAIVEGLTEFLPVSSTGHMIIAQSLLGVESNEFVKAFTVIIQFGAILSVIVLYWKRFFRFREVPESENTGFLKYVLYKYEFYWKLLMGFIPAAILGFIFNDMIDELLESVLVVSIMLVLGGILMLFVDKWFNRPEEGEQEITYKNAFIIGCYQCIAMIPGVSRSMATIVGGMSRGLSRKNAAEFSFFLAVPTMAAATGYKLLKLIMSDTGFELLKDNIGVLVIGNVVAFIVALLAIKFFIGFVTKYGFKLFGWYRIIVGGILLALLLSGHELTII
- a CDS encoding permease-like cell division protein FtsX, which produces MSDKRQPRTISLFTSGVISTISITLVLFLLGLTILVAFTGKGLAAYFKENMGMSIELTGNMDAATIQKTKDKIEANPYVKSTTYISKEEVKKQLVDDLGGDPEEVLGYDPSRSYFDVFIKSEYVNTDSIKKVEASFKDFKLTKGLSFKEEDIASANQNLSKVGSILLVLAVILILISFTLIRNTIQLNIYSKRFLINTMQLVGATNGFIRRPFIMSTVVSGIIAAILANVAITGVIYYFTNEYPELISIVTMTELLIVYGLVLILGILITVLATISAVNRYLRMTTNKLYHV
- a CDS encoding aldose epimerase family protein — protein: MQTNETKSGLTPANFSGKVDGKDVQMYVLSNNKGAEATIINYGGKIVSLSVPDKNGKLTDVVLGHNNLAEYLNSEEPYFGAVCGRTGNRIAKGQFTLDGVTYKLAINNGPNNLHGGLKGFNAVVWDAKQIDNQTLELKYLSKDGEEGFPGNLNVKMTYTLTDNNEFSIDYEATTDKATILNLTNHSYFNLSGEGDPSINDHVLIMHASNYLPTDDTAIPYGKPEAVVGTPFDFTTPHAIGERIETDFEQLHFGKGYDHTMILDKKEGECALAVECYSPKTGIRMNISTSEPGVQIYTGNWMTGNFEGKHGHRYPMRAAVCFETQHFPDSVNRPEYPSVILRPGEVFKSNTIHAFSVKK
- a CDS encoding DUF3098 domain-containing protein; this encodes MDKKDFAFGKQNYIICAVSVVLIIVGFILMTGPASSVEGGFEPDIFSARRIVVAPMICFAGFLLMIVGILYPRKKELADEKKERD